One genomic segment of Bacteroides caccae includes these proteins:
- a CDS encoding DUF3320 domain-containing protein, with translation MPKEKMLISLFFVILQVLIYIALAMDERLDKVKVQCDYLPLINFAMQQNGASIIHQISIENTTHAPLKDVQVQITTEPTFGNSVPTVIEAIPANDRVCLQTFNLTLSTNYFTQLTERLSGSLKVEITSETKAIFSQTYPIDILAYDQWGGLNVLPEMLAAFITPNHAVISPVIKRAATILEQWTGNPSLDEYQSRNPDRVRKQMAAVYTAITEQQIIYSTIPASFEEYGQRIRLTDSVLAQKLGTCLDMALLYASCLEAIGLNALLIIARGHAFAGAWLVPETFPDATIDDVSLLTKRTAEGIYDITLVETTCMNMGQHSDFDDAVKSANGKLTDSSKFILAIDVKRARHSGIRPVPQRVLNGQIWEIEEDTALYNKDTAYATPQSINPYDLSGNETQTVITKQLLWERRLLDLSLRNNLLNIRITKNTLQLIPANLSCLEDALADGEEFRILHRPSDWENPGMEFGIYSSIPASDPITDFVNSELSQKRLRFYLPENDLSKALTHLYRSSRTSIEENGANTLYLALGLLKWYESPSSERPRYAPILLLPVEIIRKSAAKGYVIRSREEETMMNITLLEMLRQNFGISVPGLDPLPTDESGVNVKLIYSIIRNSIKNQRKWDVEEQAILGIFSFNKFIMWNDIHNNANKLTQNKIVSSLINGKIEWDATTEEIDATYMDKELSPADIVLPIIADSSQLEAIYEAVHDKTFILHGPPGTGKSQTITNIIANALYNGKRVLFVAEKMAALSVVQNRLAAIGLAPFCLEIHSNKTKKSAVISQLRETTEIIKQTSPEEFKKEAERLLQLRAELNGYTEALHKEYPFGISLYDAIIHYQSTDGEPCFDIPQSYLDTLNKETFSEWKEAVETLVRTANACGHPYQHPLSGISIAEYSSAIKEEAAQLLSTFIDLLSTIQPKLSVFPTLLRDTDMHPTRMDFQTTADIVRKVLDIPELTPGLLTASSLSETLDEYREVSARGRKRDEIKATVETGFTKEILEINATQMLAEWNRVSAQWFLPRYFGQKKIKKAINLYALKPVKPEAVKPLLHQIIHYQEEAEFVRKHADRLPSLFGGFGRSEDWSTIEQIINDMGVLHSLLLNYSKNIAKATQIKQNLSVQLTEGLRSFRDMHAHSLNELYQLAERLVNIENRLSSTLGISAETLYMNSADWINTALAKARLHKENLDKLKDWYQWLQAYRQLDKLGIGFIALEYKEKNIPTDRLIDSFHKSFYQAAIRYIISKEPTLELFNGKIFNDIIAKYKQISTNFETITQRELFARLASNIPSFTHAAIQSSEVGILQKNIRNNARGISIRKLFDQIPTLLSRMCPCMLMSPLSVAQYIDADADKFDLIVFDEASQMPTYEAVGAIARGKNVVIVGDPKQMPPTSFFSVNTVDEDNIELEDLESILDDCLALSIPSKYLLWHYRSKHESLIAFSNSEYYDNKLMTFPSPDNIESKVRMVAIDGYYDKGKSRQNRAEAQAVVDEIARRLRSEELRRKSIGVVTFSVVQQALIEDLLSDLFIFHPELETLALESEEPLFIKNLENVQGDERDVILFSVGYGPDSEGRVSMNFGPLNRIGGERRLNVAVSRARYEMIIFSTLRSDMIDLNRTSSIGVAGLKRFLEYAEKGTRNTPGSSLPSLSEETVSIENIIADKLRSLGYTVHTDIGCSGYKIDIGIVDPQNTSNYQLGIICDGKNYKRTKTARDREIVQNNVLKALGWNICRIWTMDWWEKPDEVIASIQEAISKGTSVSKQKEPRQEEPTRKETRSEEPIKGGQIKEVTLNEAPIKEVSLKTTPVFAKPEIISADIPQRKYNSTKVNPNKYSSKDFFATENIPILIFQIRKLIENEAPISKSLLCKKVLVEWGISRLGQRIEAHLEKIFDSLHLYRTTYDGLVFFWKDEVQCCLYSGYRPESDRDATDLPPEEIANAVRQLLADSISLPLADLVKACAQEFGFTRMGSNIDTVMQRGINKAIKKNYAKIDNEKVTIAD, from the coding sequence ATGCCAAAAGAAAAGATGCTTATATCCTTATTTTTTGTAATATTGCAAGTCTTAATTTATATAGCTCTAGCCATGGACGAGAGATTGGACAAAGTCAAGGTGCAATGCGACTATTTGCCGCTTATTAATTTCGCGATGCAGCAGAACGGCGCATCTATTATTCATCAGATTTCAATTGAGAACACGACACATGCTCCACTGAAAGATGTACAAGTGCAAATCACCACCGAACCGACCTTTGGTAATTCTGTTCCAACAGTTATAGAAGCAATTCCGGCTAACGACCGGGTCTGTCTGCAAACTTTCAATCTCACCTTGTCCACCAATTATTTCACCCAACTGACCGAAAGATTATCAGGCAGCCTGAAAGTAGAAATCACGTCAGAAACGAAAGCTATATTCTCGCAAACGTATCCGATTGATATTCTCGCTTATGACCAATGGGGCGGACTCAATGTCCTGCCCGAAATGCTGGCTGCGTTCATCACTCCCAATCATGCTGTTATTTCGCCCGTCATCAAACGAGCCGCTACCATTTTGGAGCAGTGGACAGGAAATCCGTCACTGGACGAATACCAGAGCCGTAACCCGGACAGGGTAAGAAAGCAAATGGCCGCCGTCTATACTGCTATCACCGAGCAGCAGATTATTTACAGCACTATCCCGGCTAGCTTTGAGGAGTACGGGCAACGCATCCGGCTCACCGATTCCGTCCTGGCTCAGAAGCTGGGGACTTGCCTGGATATGGCGTTGCTTTACGCCTCCTGCCTGGAAGCTATCGGACTGAATGCTCTCCTCATCATCGCCCGGGGACACGCCTTTGCAGGTGCTTGGCTGGTGCCCGAAACTTTTCCGGACGCTACAATTGATGATGTTTCGCTATTAACCAAAAGGACTGCCGAGGGGATTTATGACATCACGCTGGTTGAAACGACCTGCATGAACATGGGACAGCATTCCGATTTCGATGATGCAGTGAAAAGCGCAAACGGTAAACTGACCGATTCAAGCAAGTTCATCCTTGCGATAGATGTCAAGCGGGCAAGGCATTCGGGAATCCGTCCCGTACCGCAACGGGTACTGAACGGACAGATCTGGGAAATAGAAGAAGATACCGCTTTATATAATAAAGATACGGCTTATGCCACCCCGCAAAGTATCAATCCATACGATTTATCCGGCAACGAAACGCAGACGGTCATAACCAAACAACTATTGTGGGAACGACGGCTATTAGACCTAAGCCTGCGCAACAACCTGCTGAATATCCGGATTACCAAAAACACGCTTCAACTTATTCCCGCCAATCTCTCCTGCCTGGAAGACGCTTTAGCAGACGGGGAAGAGTTCCGCATCCTGCACCGTCCTTCCGACTGGGAGAATCCGGGCATGGAGTTCGGAATCTATTCTTCAATACCGGCTTCCGACCCGATTACTGATTTTGTAAATTCGGAGCTTTCCCAGAAAAGATTACGTTTTTATCTGCCGGAAAATGATTTGAGCAAAGCGCTTACCCACTTGTACCGTTCTTCCCGTACTTCTATTGAAGAAAACGGGGCGAATACGCTTTATCTCGCTCTCGGACTGCTAAAATGGTACGAGTCACCTTCCAGCGAACGTCCCCGCTATGCTCCTATCCTGCTATTACCGGTAGAAATCATCCGTAAGTCAGCGGCCAAAGGATACGTCATCCGTTCACGTGAGGAGGAAACGATGATGAATATCACCTTGTTGGAAATGCTCCGCCAAAACTTCGGGATCTCCGTCCCCGGACTGGACCCGTTGCCGACTGATGAAAGCGGTGTAAACGTCAAGCTTATCTACTCCATTATCCGAAACAGCATTAAGAACCAGCGCAAATGGGACGTGGAAGAACAGGCTATCCTGGGAATATTCTCCTTTAACAAGTTTATCATGTGGAATGATATCCACAACAATGCCAATAAACTGACTCAGAATAAAATTGTTTCGAGCCTCATCAACGGAAAGATAGAATGGGATGCCACAACTGAAGAAATAGATGCCACCTACATGGATAAGGAACTGTCTCCGGCAGATATCGTATTGCCTATTATTGCCGATTCGTCCCAACTGGAGGCTATCTATGAAGCGGTACACGACAAGACTTTCATCTTGCACGGCCCTCCGGGCACGGGAAAGTCGCAAACCATTACCAACATTATCGCCAATGCTTTATACAACGGCAAACGTGTATTATTTGTAGCAGAAAAAATGGCTGCCCTCTCTGTTGTTCAAAACAGGTTGGCAGCGATCGGACTTGCTCCCTTCTGCCTGGAAATTCACTCCAACAAGACTAAGAAATCCGCCGTTATCTCACAACTTAGAGAAACGACTGAAATCATCAAACAGACTTCTCCCGAAGAATTTAAAAAGGAAGCGGAACGCTTGTTGCAACTGCGGGCGGAATTAAACGGATACACAGAAGCCTTACATAAGGAATATCCTTTCGGCATTTCTTTATACGATGCCATTATCCACTATCAATCAACAGACGGAGAGCCTTGTTTTGATATTCCGCAAAGCTATCTGGATACATTGAACAAAGAAACATTCTCCGAATGGAAAGAAGCTGTCGAAACTCTGGTAAGAACTGCCAATGCTTGCGGACATCCTTATCAACATCCGCTATCGGGAATCTCTATTGCGGAATATTCGTCTGCCATAAAGGAAGAAGCTGCCCAATTACTGAGCACTTTCATCGACTTGCTGAGCACAATTCAGCCGAAGTTATCCGTATTTCCCACACTACTGAGAGATACGGATATGCACCCCACACGCATGGATTTCCAAACGACAGCGGACATTGTCCGAAAAGTACTCGACATTCCCGAACTCACTCCCGGATTGCTGACAGCATCTTCATTGAGCGAGACTCTCGACGAATATCGCGAAGTGTCCGCTCGTGGCAGGAAACGTGATGAGATAAAAGCAACCGTAGAAACCGGATTCACCAAAGAGATTCTCGAAATAAATGCAACACAAATGCTCGCAGAATGGAACAGGGTGAGCGCCCAATGGTTTCTTCCCAGATATTTCGGACAGAAAAAAATCAAAAAGGCAATCAATCTATATGCTTTGAAGCCTGTCAAACCGGAAGCCGTCAAGCCCCTGCTCCACCAAATCATCCATTATCAGGAAGAAGCGGAGTTCGTCCGGAAACACGCTGACAGGCTGCCTTCCCTGTTCGGAGGCTTCGGAAGAAGTGAAGACTGGAGCACAATTGAACAGATCATTAATGATATGGGAGTCCTCCATTCCCTTCTACTGAATTATTCGAAGAATATTGCCAAGGCAACGCAAATCAAGCAAAACCTGTCCGTGCAGCTAACGGAAGGGCTCCGGTCATTCAGAGATATGCACGCCCATTCCCTAAATGAATTATACCAACTTGCCGAAAGATTGGTAAACATTGAGAACCGGCTTTCTTCCACGCTGGGCATATCTGCCGAAACGCTTTACATGAACTCTGCCGACTGGATAAACACCGCTCTGGCAAAAGCCCGCCTCCACAAAGAAAATCTGGACAAGCTCAAAGACTGGTACCAGTGGCTCCAGGCATACCGCCAACTGGATAAACTGGGTATAGGATTCATTGCCCTGGAATATAAAGAGAAGAATATCCCGACCGACCGGCTTATCGACAGCTTCCACAAGAGTTTTTATCAGGCAGCTATCCGCTATATTATCTCAAAAGAGCCGACACTGGAATTATTCAACGGCAAGATATTCAACGATATCATAGCGAAATACAAACAAATATCGACGAATTTTGAGACAATCACCCAAAGAGAGTTGTTCGCCAGATTAGCTTCAAACATTCCGTCTTTTACTCATGCAGCAATCCAGAGTTCCGAAGTTGGCATACTCCAGAAGAATATCCGCAACAATGCACGTGGCATATCTATCCGCAAGTTGTTCGACCAGATCCCCACTCTACTGTCGCGTATGTGCCCGTGTATGTTGATGAGTCCGCTTTCCGTAGCCCAATACATTGACGCAGATGCGGATAAATTCGATCTGATCGTTTTTGACGAAGCCTCACAAATGCCGACTTATGAAGCCGTAGGTGCTATTGCACGCGGCAAGAACGTAGTGATCGTAGGTGACCCGAAACAAATGCCTCCCACCAGCTTCTTCTCCGTCAACACCGTTGACGAGGATAATATAGAACTGGAAGACCTCGAAAGCATTCTCGATGATTGCCTGGCACTGTCTATTCCTTCTAAATATCTGTTATGGCACTACCGAAGCAAACATGAGAGCCTTATCGCCTTCAGCAATTCGGAATATTACGACAATAAACTAATGACCTTCCCGTCTCCGGACAACATTGAATCCAAAGTGAGAATGGTAGCAATCGACGGTTACTATGACAAAGGAAAGTCCCGCCAAAACCGGGCGGAAGCACAAGCCGTAGTAGACGAAATAGCAAGAAGATTAAGAAGTGAAGAATTAAGGCGGAAGAGTATCGGTGTTGTTACTTTCAGCGTCGTCCAACAAGCATTGATAGAAGATTTGCTATCCGACCTCTTCATCTTTCACCCCGAACTGGAAACACTTGCACTGGAAAGTGAAGAACCTTTGTTCATCAAGAACCTGGAGAATGTGCAGGGAGACGAGCGGGATGTCATTCTTTTCTCTGTCGGCTATGGTCCCGATTCCGAAGGGCGCGTCAGCATGAATTTCGGTCCGTTAAACCGGATCGGCGGAGAAAGGCGACTGAATGTAGCCGTATCCCGTGCCCGGTATGAGATGATAATCTTCTCTACTTTAAGATCGGATATGATAGACCTCAACCGGACTTCGTCTATCGGAGTGGCTGGACTGAAACGGTTTCTCGAATATGCGGAAAAAGGTACAAGGAACACACCCGGCAGCTCCCTTCCCTCTTTATCGGAAGAAACGGTATCTATCGAAAATATCATAGCGGACAAACTACGCTCTTTAGGATATACCGTACATACGGACATCGGATGTTCTGGCTATAAAATTGATATTGGAATTGTGGATCCTCAAAACACATCCAATTATCAACTAGGTATCATCTGTGACGGAAAGAACTACAAACGTACGAAAACCGCACGCGACCGTGAGATTGTCCAAAACAATGTATTGAAAGCACTCGGCTGGAACATCTGCCGCATTTGGACAATGGACTGGTGGGAGAAGCCGGATGAAGTCATTGCATCCATACAGGAAGCAATCAGCAAAGGAACCTCCGTTTCCAAACAAAAAGAACCTCGGCAGGAAGAACCAACCCGGAAAGAAACACGCAGCGAAGAACCCATAAAAGGTGGGCAAATAAAAGAAGTAACACTAAACGAGGCACCGATAAAGGAAGTATCGCTAAAGACAACACCGGTTTTCGCAAAACCGGAAATAATCTCCGCCGATATTCCCCAACGAAAGTATAACAGCACGAAAGTGAACCCGAACAAATATTCTTCGAAAGATTTCTTCGCTACGGAGAACATCCCTATTCTTATCTTTCAAATCCGGAAACTCATAGAAAACGAAGCACCCATCAGCAAATCATTACTCTGCAAAAAGGTTCTGGTCGAATGGGGAATCAGCCGGTTGGGACAACGGATAGAAGCGCATCTGGAAAAGATCTTCGACAGCCTTCACCTCTACCGTACCACATACGATGGTCTCGTCTTCTTCTGGAAAGATGAAGTACAATGCTGTCTCTATTCCGGTTACCGCCCCGAGTCCGATCGGGATGCAACAGATTTGCCACCCGAAGAGATAGCCAACGCAGTACGGCAACTATTGGCTGATTCTATCAGTCTTCCTTTGGCGGATTTGGTGAAAGCGTGCGCACAAGAATTCGGTTTCACACGTATGGGATCAAACATAGACACTGTCATGCAGAGAGGAATCAATAAAGCCATAAAAAAAAATTATGCCAAAATAGACAATGAAAAAGTAACGATTGCAGACTAA
- the rpsA gene encoding 30S ribosomal protein S1: MENLKNVAPIEDFNWDAYENGEAVTNASHEELEKAYDGTLNKVNDREVVDGTVIAMNKREVVVNIGYKSDGIIPLNEFRYNPDLKVGDTVEVYIENQEDKKGQLVLSHRKARATRSWDRVNAALENEEIIKGYIKCRTKGGMIVDVFGIEAFLPGSQIDVKPIRDYDVFVGKTMEFKVVKINQEFKNVVVSHKALIEAELEQQKKEIIGKLEKGQVLEGTVKNITSYGVFIDLGGVDGLIHITDLSWGRVSDPKEVVELDQKLNVVILDFDDEKKRIALGLKQLTPHPWDALDPDLKVGDKVKGKVVVMADYGAFIEIAAGVEGLIHVSEMSWSQHLRSAQDFMKVGDEVEAVVLTLDREERKMSLGIKQLKQDPWETIEEKYPVGSKHTAKVRNFTNFGVFVEIEEGVDGLIHISDLSWTKKVKHPSEFTQIGADIEVQVLEIDKENRRLSLGHKQLEENPWDVFETVFTVGSVHEGTIIEMLDKGAVVALPYGVEGFATPKHLVKEDGSQAQLDEKLEFKVIEFNKDAKRIILSHSRIFEDVAKAEERAEKKAASGAKKTSNKREDSPMIQNQAASTTLGDIDALAALKEQLEGKK, encoded by the coding sequence ATGGAAAACTTAAAGAACGTAGCTCCTATTGAAGATTTCAACTGGGATGCTTATGAAAACGGTGAAGCGGTAACAAACGCAAGCCACGAAGAACTTGAAAAAGCTTACGACGGTACGCTTAACAAAGTTAACGACCGTGAGGTTGTTGACGGAACCGTAATCGCAATGAACAAGCGTGAAGTAGTTGTGAACATCGGTTACAAATCAGACGGTATCATCCCTTTGAATGAATTCCGTTATAATCCTGACCTGAAAGTAGGTGATACAGTAGAAGTATACATCGAAAATCAGGAAGACAAAAAAGGACAGCTCGTTCTGTCACACAGAAAAGCCCGCGCTACTCGTTCTTGGGACCGCGTGAACGCTGCTCTGGAAAATGAAGAAATTATCAAGGGTTACATCAAGTGCCGCACTAAGGGTGGTATGATCGTTGACGTATTCGGAATCGAAGCATTCTTGCCGGGTTCTCAGATCGACGTTAAACCGATCCGTGACTATGATGTATTCGTTGGCAAAACAATGGAATTCAAAGTTGTTAAGATCAACCAGGAATTCAAAAACGTTGTTGTTTCTCACAAAGCTCTTATCGAAGCCGAATTGGAACAACAGAAGAAAGAAATCATCGGTAAACTCGAAAAAGGACAAGTTCTTGAAGGAACTGTTAAAAATATCACATCTTACGGTGTATTCATCGACCTTGGCGGCGTAGACGGTTTGATCCACATTACAGACCTTTCTTGGGGACGCGTTAGCGATCCGAAAGAAGTTGTTGAACTGGATCAGAAACTTAACGTTGTTATCCTTGACTTTGATGACGAAAAGAAACGTATCGCTTTGGGTCTGAAACAACTTACTCCGCATCCATGGGATGCTCTTGATCCTGACTTGAAAGTTGGTGACAAGGTGAAAGGTAAAGTTGTTGTTATGGCTGACTACGGTGCATTCATCGAAATCGCTGCCGGCGTAGAAGGTTTGATCCACGTTTCAGAAATGTCTTGGAGCCAACACCTGCGTTCTGCACAGGACTTCATGAAGGTAGGCGACGAAGTAGAAGCTGTTGTGCTTACACTTGACCGCGAAGAACGTAAGATGTCTTTGGGTATCAAACAACTGAAACAAGATCCATGGGAAACTATCGAAGAAAAGTATCCTGTTGGTTCTAAGCATACTGCTAAAGTACGCAACTTCACTAACTTCGGTGTATTCGTAGAAATCGAAGAAGGTGTAGACGGCTTGATCCACATCTCTGACCTTTCTTGGACTAAGAAAGTGAAACACCCGTCAGAATTTACTCAGATTGGTGCTGACATTGAAGTTCAGGTATTGGAAATCGACAAAGAAAACCGTCGCTTGAGCCTTGGTCACAAACAACTCGAAGAAAATCCTTGGGATGTATTCGAAACTGTATTTACAGTAGGTTCTGTACACGAAGGTACGATCATCGAAATGTTGGATAAGGGTGCTGTTGTAGCTCTTCCTTATGGTGTAGAAGGTTTCGCAACTCCGAAACACCTTGTAAAAGAAGACGGTTCACAAGCTCAGCTGGATGAGAAACTTGAATTCAAAGTGATCGAATTCAACAAGGACGCTAAGAGAATCATCCTGTCTCACAGCCGTATCTTCGAAGATGTAGCTAAAGCTGAAGAAAGAGCTGAAAAGAAGGCTGCTTCCGGTGCTAAGAAGACATCTAACAAGAGAGAAGATTCTCCGATGATCCAAAACCAAGCTGCTTCAACTACACTGGGCGATATCGACGCTCTTGCTGCATTGAAAGAACAGTTGGAAGGAAAGAAATAA
- a CDS encoding ribonuclease Z gives MEKFELHILGCGSALPTTRHFATSQVVNLREKLFMIDCGEGAQMQLRRSRLKFSRLNHIFISHLHGDHCFGLLGLISTFGLLGRTADLHIHSPEGLEELFAPMLAFFCKTLTYKVLFHEFETKEPALIYDDRSVTVTTIPLKHRIPCCGFLFEEKQRPNHIIRDMVDFYKVPVYELNRIKNGADFVTPEGEVIANSRLTRPSAPARKYAYCSDTMYLPKIAEQIKGVDLLFHESTFAQTEQARAKETYHTTAAQAAQLALDAEVKQLVIGHFSARYEDESVLLNEAAAIFPQTILAKENLCIDVDGGTAHEK, from the coding sequence ATGGAAAAATTTGAGCTACATATATTAGGATGCGGTTCCGCTTTGCCTACCACGCGCCATTTCGCGACGTCCCAAGTCGTGAACTTGCGTGAAAAGTTGTTTATGATCGACTGTGGAGAGGGTGCGCAGATGCAGTTGCGCCGCTCCCGGCTGAAGTTTTCCCGTTTGAATCATATCTTTATCTCCCATTTGCATGGCGACCATTGCTTTGGCTTGCTGGGGTTAATTTCTACATTCGGGCTGTTGGGCAGGACTGCCGATTTGCATATCCATTCCCCGGAAGGACTTGAAGAACTGTTTGCTCCGATGCTTGCCTTCTTTTGTAAGACGCTGACGTATAAAGTACTCTTTCACGAATTTGAAACGAAAGAACCGGCACTTATCTATGACGACCGTTCGGTGACGGTAACTACGATCCCCCTGAAACATCGTATCCCTTGTTGCGGATTCCTGTTTGAAGAGAAGCAACGCCCGAATCATATAATCAGAGACATGGTGGACTTTTACAAAGTTCCTGTCTACGAGTTGAACCGGATTAAGAACGGGGCGGATTTTGTCACTCCCGAGGGAGAAGTGATTGCAAACTCCCGCCTGACACGTCCTTCGGCTCCGGCGAGAAAATACGCTTATTGTTCCGATACAATGTATCTGCCTAAGATTGCCGAACAGATAAAAGGAGTGGATTTACTTTTCCACGAATCAACCTTTGCACAGACGGAACAGGCACGTGCCAAGGAGACTTACCATACAACGGCTGCGCAAGCTGCCCAACTGGCTTTGGACGCAGAGGTGAAACAATTGGTTATCGGACATTTCTCAGCTCGTTATGAAGATGAATCGGTATTGCTCAATGAAGCAGCGGCTATCTTCCCGCAAACGATATTAGCGAAAGAAAATCTATGCATTGACGTTGACGGAGGAACTGCGCATGAAAAGTAA
- a CDS encoding L,D-transpeptidase family protein yields MKSKRLLWGMVIGLIACLAACKKEQPQSPIPDSPASLQKLFNPAYQISTDSIHRMIRSYLDENKQVTPWDSALVAYYQEKDEFFWLNDSLVSDKPATQPADSLLYWLGNISKHGIHPGLYLTDSIRNDLEQIRTLQLQGKKTMNRLLADVEYRLTSAYLSYVCRLKFGFLPPERRWNDSIDRIPLKRCDKEFALAALDSLRTDANAAFRRAQPSSRFYKKMQEELERVNSWGETDTTDYYRNRLLVNMERARWQYALEKGKKYVVANTAAFMLQAVNEETDSILEMRICVGSVKNRTPLLSSKIYYMELNPYWNVPQSIIRKEIIPTYRRDTTYFTRNRMKVYDKNGTQVDPHSIKWAKYAGKGVPYTVKQDNKAGNSLGRIIFRFPNPYSVYLHDTPSKWAFSRKNRAVSHGCVRLQKALDFAFFLLKEPDELLEDRIRIAMDIKPVSEEGKKLPISAAYRELKHYSLEQYIPLFIDYQTVYLSADNNMRYCEDIYNYDPSLLEAMKSLNLKP; encoded by the coding sequence ATGAAAAGTAAAAGACTTCTATGGGGTATGGTGATAGGATTGATAGCTTGTCTGGCAGCCTGTAAAAAAGAGCAGCCTCAATCTCCGATACCCGATTCTCCGGCTTCCTTGCAGAAGTTGTTCAATCCCGCTTATCAAATCAGTACGGACAGCATACACCGGATGATTCGCTCATATCTGGACGAGAATAAACAGGTTACTCCCTGGGACTCGGCTCTAGTAGCTTATTATCAGGAGAAAGATGAATTCTTCTGGCTGAATGATTCTCTGGTATCCGATAAACCGGCTACACAGCCAGCAGACTCTCTGTTATACTGGTTAGGAAATATCTCGAAACATGGCATTCATCCGGGGCTTTACCTTACAGATAGTATTCGTAACGATTTGGAGCAAATACGTACCTTGCAACTGCAAGGGAAAAAGACAATGAATCGCTTGCTGGCCGACGTGGAATATCGGTTGACATCTGCTTACCTGTCCTATGTTTGCCGACTAAAGTTCGGCTTTCTGCCTCCCGAACGGAGGTGGAACGATTCGATCGATCGGATTCCTTTAAAACGCTGCGACAAAGAGTTTGCATTGGCAGCTCTCGATTCTCTGCGGACAGATGCAAATGCGGCTTTCCGACGGGCGCAACCTTCCTCCCGGTTTTATAAAAAGATGCAGGAAGAACTGGAACGCGTGAACTCTTGGGGCGAAACGGATACGACAGATTATTACCGAAACCGCCTGCTGGTGAATATGGAACGTGCGCGTTGGCAATATGCATTGGAGAAGGGAAAGAAATACGTGGTTGCCAATACGGCCGCCTTTATGCTGCAAGCTGTCAACGAAGAAACGGATTCCATTTTGGAAATGCGTATTTGTGTGGGAAGTGTGAAGAATAGGACTCCGCTGTTGTCGAGTAAAATCTACTATATGGAATTGAACCCATATTGGAATGTTCCCCAAAGTATTATCAGGAAAGAGATTATCCCTACTTACCGCAGGGATACGACATACTTTACCCGTAACCGGATGAAGGTATACGATAAAAATGGCACGCAGGTAGATCCGCATAGCATTAAATGGGCGAAGTATGCAGGAAAAGGCGTTCCTTATACGGTGAAACAGGATAATAAAGCCGGTAATTCGTTGGGGCGTATTATTTTCCGTTTCCCGAACCCTTATTCCGTTTATCTGCATGATACGCCTTCCAAGTGGGCTTTCAGTCGGAAGAACCGCGCAGTGAGTCATGGTTGTGTCCGTCTGCAAAAAGCGCTCGACTTTGCATTCTTCCTGCTGAAAGAGCCGGATGAATTGTTGGAAGACCGTATCCGCATTGCCATGGATATCAAACCGGTAAGCGAGGAAGGAAAGAAATTGCCTATCAGCGCGGCTTACCGTGAACTGAAGCATTACAGCCTCGAACAATACATACCTTTATTTATAGATTATCAAACCGTCTATCTGTCGGCCGATAATAATATGCGGTATTGTGAGGACATTTACAATTATGATCCGTCTTTATTAGAGGCGATGAAAAGCCTGAATTTGAAACCATAA
- a CDS encoding RNA polymerase sigma factor: MTPYNEPEVLKLLQEESTQRKGFEIIVAQYSEQLYWQIRRMVLSHEDANDLLQNTFIKAWTNIDYFRAEAKLSTWLYRIALNECLTFLNKQRATTTIAIDDPEAMIVQKLESDSYYSGDQVQLLLQKALLTLPEKQRMVFNLKYYQEMKYEDMSEIFGTSVGALKASYHHAVKKIEKFLEEVD; the protein is encoded by the coding sequence ATGACACCTTACAATGAACCCGAGGTTCTGAAACTTCTCCAGGAGGAGAGTACGCAGCGGAAAGGCTTCGAAATAATTGTGGCGCAATACAGCGAACAATTATACTGGCAAATCCGCCGAATGGTGCTCTCGCACGAGGATGCGAACGACCTCCTGCAAAATACTTTCATCAAGGCATGGACGAATATCGACTACTTCCGTGCCGAGGCGAAGTTGTCTACCTGGCTCTATCGTATTGCGCTGAATGAATGTCTTACTTTTCTGAACAAGCAGCGTGCTACAACGACCATAGCTATTGACGATCCCGAAGCGATGATTGTGCAGAAACTGGAAAGTGACTCCTATTATTCAGGAGACCAAGTGCAGTTGCTCTTGCAAAAGGCATTGCTGACTTTACCGGAAAAACAGCGCATGGTGTTCAACCTGAAATACTATCAGGAGATGAAGTACGAAGATATGTCGGAGATCTTCGGAACATCGGTCGGAGCGCTGAAAGCATCGTATCATCATGCGGTGAAGAAAATAGAGAAGTTTTTAGAAGAAGTAGATTAA